In Streptomyces sp. SID8374, one genomic interval encodes:
- a CDS encoding SDR family oxidoreductase produces the protein MASTISTTTSTALRGRTALVTGATSGIGKAVAQNLARQGAEVVLHGRNQGRGEALVKEIAAEGGTARFIAADLADAEDTLRLAAEAGAVDILVSNAGLYEFAPTAATDAASFDRHIAVNTRAPFLLVGALAPGMAGRGHGAIVLVGSSAARLPAPIGAAYGASKAGAEILTRYWATEFGPAGVRVNTVSPGPVHTEGTRTMLGEHVGALDATNARGRAGDPAEIAEIVSFLAGPASSYVNGAVLYADGGERSTLPA, from the coding sequence ATGGCCAGCACCATCAGCACCACCACCAGCACCGCTCTGCGGGGCCGTACCGCTCTCGTGACCGGGGCGACCTCCGGGATCGGCAAGGCCGTCGCACAGAACCTCGCCCGCCAGGGCGCCGAGGTCGTGCTGCACGGACGGAACCAGGGCCGGGGCGAGGCCCTCGTCAAGGAGATCGCGGCCGAGGGCGGCACCGCCCGCTTCATCGCCGCCGACCTCGCCGACGCCGAGGACACGCTTCGCCTGGCCGCCGAGGCGGGCGCCGTGGACATCCTGGTGAGCAACGCGGGCCTGTACGAGTTCGCCCCGACCGCGGCGACCGACGCGGCAAGCTTCGACCGGCACATCGCGGTCAACACCCGCGCCCCGTTCCTCCTGGTCGGCGCCCTGGCCCCGGGCATGGCCGGGCGCGGGCACGGTGCGATCGTGCTGGTCGGCTCCAGCGCGGCCCGCCTGCCCGCCCCCATCGGTGCCGCCTACGGCGCCTCGAAGGCCGGCGCGGAGATCCTCACCCGCTACTGGGCCACCGAGTTCGGCCCCGCCGGCGTACGCGTCAACACCGTCTCCCCGGGCCCCGTGCACACCGAGGGCACCCGGACGATGCTCGGCGAGCACGTCGGCGCCCTGGACGCCACCAACGCCCGCGGCCGCGCCGGAGACCCCGCCGAGATCGCCGAGATCGTCTCCTTCCTGG